One genomic window of Coffea eugenioides isolate CCC68of chromosome 1, Ceug_1.0, whole genome shotgun sequence includes the following:
- the LOC113763740 gene encoding sorbitol dehydrogenase-like has product MGSCEENMAAWLYGVNDLRVLPYKLPALGPRDVRVSMKAVGICGSDVHYLKTMSCGHFLVKEPMVIGHESAGIIDEVGSEVTTLAPGDRVALEPGTGCWRCDRCKEGRYNLCPDMKFFATPPIHGSLANKIVHPADLCFKLPDNVSLEEGAMCEPLSVGVYACRRAQIGPETNVLVMGAGPIGLVSLLAARAFGAPRIVVVDVDRNRLSVAKELGAFATVQVSTKTEDIEKEVEQIQKAVGGVGIDVTLDCVGFSKTMSTALSATRSGGKVCLVGMGHCDMTIPLTPAAAREVDILGVFRYKNTWPQCLEFLSSGKIDVKPLITHRYGFSQEEVVDAFETSARGSNAIKVMFNL; this is encoded by the exons ATGGGTAGCTGTGAAGAAAACATGGCTGCTTGGCTATATGGTGTTAATGATCTCAGAGTCCTGCCATACAAACTCCCTGCCCTTG GTCCTCGTGATGTTAGGGTCAGTATGAAAGCTGTTGGTATATGTGGGAGTGATGTTCATTATCTCAAG ACTATGAGTTGTGGGCACTTTCTTGTGAAAGAACCAATGGTAATTGGTCATGAGAGCGCTGGAATCATAGATGAAGTTGGATCGGAGGTGACAACACTAGCCCCCGGCGACCGCGTTGCACTCGAACCCGGAACTGGTTGTTGGCGATGTGATCGTTGCAAAGAAGGCCGGTACAACCTTTGCCCTGATATGAAATTTTTCGCCACCCCACCAATCCATGGCTCTCTTGCCAATAAG ATTGTGCATCCGGCGGATTTGTGTTTCAAGTTGCCGGACAATGTGAGCTTGGAGGAAGGGGCCATGTGTGAACCATTAAGTGTGGGTGTGTACGCTTGCCGTCGTGCTCAGATTGGCCCTGAGACGAATGTTTTGGTGATGGGGGCAGGACCAATTGGCCTCGTCTCTTTGCTAGCTGCTCGTGCATTTGGTGCTCCAAGAATTGTCGTTGTTGATGTTGATCGCAACCGTCTGTCCGTCGCAAAAGAGCTTGGAGCATTTGCGACGGTACAAGTTTCAACCAAAACTGAG GATATTGAGAAAGAGGTGGAACAAATCCAAAAGGCAGTGGGAGGAGTTGGCATCGATGTAACCCTAGATTGTGTTGGTTTCAGCAAAACTATGAGCACAGCTCTATCTGCCACGAGAAGTGGTGGCAAAGTTTGCCTTGTGGGAATGGGACACTGTGATATGACTATTCCCCTCACCCCAGCTGCAGCAAG GGAAGTTGATATTCTTGGGGTATTCCGCTACAAGAACACATGGCCTCAATGCCTTGAGTTTTTGAGCAGTGGCAAAATTGATGTGAAGCCATTGATAACCCATAGGTATGGCTTCTCTCAGGAGGAGGTTGTAGATGCATTTGAGACGAGTGCTCGTGGCAGTAACGCTATCAAGGTCATGTTCAATCTTTAG
- the LOC113779289 gene encoding uncharacterized protein LOC113779289 produces MEAAAQAVIKDEEFAPLVETVKDKDYSTILLHLPDFRREKLNVQLTAGAKLRVSGEREAENNKVIRFQKEFRISSDINTKKIAAKFDGGILYVRLPKLIAPGGKQDSKLTIPERPTPQKPADHKPESLRPTDESRGSQKPADHKPESLRPTDESRGSQKPADEPQQSQKPADKSDISRPTDESTVSQKPADEPQQSQKPADKSDISRPTDESTVSQKPADEPRQFQKPADEARPQETVQQKTADKTSPIDGPSKQTDVQDVTQKKPEKEEAKAADMKDKGTSETVDGSGKTSVDNYNQSAVDPAAKLKMSRRAMDVAVVVLLAVVIGLYIINCLRCFRRTTED; encoded by the exons ATGGAGGCTGCTGCACAAGCAGTTATCAAGGATGAAGAATTTGCACCATTAGTTGAAACTGTGAAGGATAAAGATTATAGTACCATTCTTCTCCATTTACCTG ATTTTAGAAGGGAGAAACTAAACGTCCAGCTGACTGCAGGCGCAAAGTTGAGGGTCAGTGGAGAGAGAGAGGCTGAAAACAATAAAGTTATCCGCTTCCAGAAAGAATTTCGTATTTCATCTGATATTAACACTAAAAAAATTGCTGCCAAGTTTGACGGAGGCATATTGTACGTTAGACTACCAAAACTCATCGCTCCAGGAGGCAAGCAAGATAGCAAATTGACTATCCCTGAACGTCCCACACCTCAGAAGCCTGCAGATCATAAGCCTGAATCTTTGAGGCCTACAGATGAGTCACGAGGATCCCAGAAGCCTGCAGATCATAAGCCTGAATCTTTGAGACCTACAGATGAGTCACGAGGATCCCAGAAGCCTGCAGATGAGCCACAACAATCCCAGAAACCTGCAGATAAGTCTGACATTTCGAGGCCTACAGATGAGTCAACAGTATCCCAGAAGCCTGCAGATGAGCCACAACAATCCCAGAAACCTGCAGATAAGTCTGACATTTCGAGGCCTACAGATGAGTCAACAGTATCCCAGAAGCCTGCAGATGAGCCACGGCAATTCCAGAAGCCTGCGGATGAGGCACGACCTCAGGAGACTGTTCAGCAAAAAACTGCAGACAAAACCAGTCCAATAGATGGTCCATCTAAGCAGACTGATGTTCAAGATGTTACTCAGAAGAAGCCAGAGAAAGAAGAAGCAAAGGCTGCAGATATGAAGGACAAAGGAACTAGTGAAACTGTGGACGGAAGTGGAAAAACAAGTGTAGATAACTACAACCAATCTGCAGTTGATCCGGCAGCAAAACTGAAGATGTCAAGGAGAGCAATGGATGTGGCTGTGGTTGTTCTATTGGCTGTTGTAATTGGCCTATACATCATTAATTGCCTCAGGTGTTTCAGGAGGACAACTGAAGACTAA
- the LOC113772560 gene encoding uncharacterized protein LOC113772560 yields MEAAAPASLMYEEIEPLTETVEAKDCDTILLHVPGFRKEELKVQLTSVNTVRIRGQREDENNKTISFRKDFSVSSDYDLTELVLSLKMASCMLDYQKSPLQKASKIANCLSLSLQHLRLLQTSQNLGCLQISHSHPRSLQMRLTKELMKMQMDRKLHEDCT; encoded by the exons ATGGAGGCTGCTGCACCTGCATCTCTCATGTATGAAGAAATTGAACCACTAACTGAAACTGTGGAGGCAAAAGATTGTGACACCATTCTTCTCCATGTACCTG GTTTCAGAAAGGAGGAACTGAAGGTCCAACTGACTTCAGTAAATACTGTAAGGATCAGAGGACAGAGAGAGGatgaaaacaataaaactatCAGCTTTCGGAAAGATTTCTCTGTTTCATCTGATTATGATTTAACAGAGTTAGTGCTAAGTTTGAAGATGGCATCTTGTATGTTAGACTACCAAAAGTCACCGCTCCAGAAGGCAAGCAAGATAGCAAATTGCCTATCCCTGAGCCTCCAACACCTCAGACTCCTGCAGACAAGCCAGAATCTTGGATGCCTGCAGATAAGCCACAGCCATCCCAGAAGCCTGCAGATGAGGTTGACAAAGGAACTAATGAAAATGCAAATGGATAGAAAATTACATGAGGACTGCACTTGA